Proteins from a single region of Syngnathus scovelli strain Florida chromosome 7, RoL_Ssco_1.2, whole genome shotgun sequence:
- the LOC125972890 gene encoding transmembrane 4 L6 family member 5 isoform X1 translates to MPMVRETGLFLHPYKDVHVGACPNIYISGFLFRSTPTWTSIKWCLRCVGVALVALATVCAVANVLLLLPELKVHFLLEGHVTREATWATGLWSSGLLVVLGARAFLQSSHTAGCCAFRTQMLRQALYSCACLLSSAFCCLVSFTGLVQGPHCLYNTTNGPAWGVPLQPTPDRDAGYLYNKSLWSGVCLEPKSVVQWNVVLFSILGGASGLQALLCAANFINTLLGVVLGRGVGNNKVGPVSV, encoded by the exons GAAACCGGACTTTTCCTGCATCCTTATAAGGATGTTCATGTGGGCGCGTGTCCTAATATATACATCTCAGGGTTCCTCTTCCGATCCACTCCGACGTGGACATCCATCAAATG GTGTCTGCGCTGCGTGGGTGTGGCTCTGGTTGCCTTGGCGACCGTGTGCGCTGTGGCCAacgtcctgctgctgctgcctgagCTGAAGGTCCACTTCCTGTTGGAAGGTCACGTGACCAGAGAGGCCACCTGGGCCACGGGACTGTGGAGCTCCGGACTCTTG GTTGTGCTTGGTGCTCGAGCTTTTTTGCAGAGCAGCCACACAGCGGGATGCTGTGCCTTCAGGACACAG ATGTTGCGTCAGGCCTTGTACTCGTGTGCATGTCTGCTGTCTTCTGCTTTCTGTTGTCTGGTTAGCTTCACAGGGCTGGTCCAAGGTCCTCATTGTCTCTACAACACTACAAATGGACCAGCCTGGGGTGTGCCACTTCAACCCACCCCTGACAg GGACGCCGGGTACCTATACAACAAGAGTCTGTGGTCAGGCGTATGTTTGGAGCCTAAGAGTGTTGTCCAGTGGAATGTAGTTCTCTTCAGCATACTAGGGGGCGCTAGTGGGCTGCAGGCTCTCCTCTGCGCCGCCAACTTCATCAATACCTTGCTGGGTGTTGTCTTGGGACGCGGTGTGGGTAACAATAAG GTGGGCCCTGTTTCAGTGTGA
- the LOC125972890 gene encoding transmembrane 4 L6 family member 5 isoform X2, with protein MFMWARVLIYTSQGSSSDPLRRGHPSNDPEMCVSRCLRCVGVALVALATVCAVANVLLLLPELKVHFLLEGHVTREATWATGLWSSGLLVVLGARAFLQSSHTAGCCAFRTQMLRQALYSCACLLSSAFCCLVSFTGLVQGPHCLYNTTNGPAWGVPLQPTPDRDAGYLYNKSLWSGVCLEPKSVVQWNVVLFSILGGASGLQALLCAANFINTLLGVVLGRGVGNNKVGPVSV; from the exons ATGTTCATGTGGGCGCGTGTCCTAATATATACATCTCAGGGTTCCTCTTCCGATCCACTCCGACGTGGACATCCATCAAATG ATCCTGAGATGTGTGTGTCCAGGTGTCTGCGCTGCGTGGGTGTGGCTCTGGTTGCCTTGGCGACCGTGTGCGCTGTGGCCAacgtcctgctgctgctgcctgagCTGAAGGTCCACTTCCTGTTGGAAGGTCACGTGACCAGAGAGGCCACCTGGGCCACGGGACTGTGGAGCTCCGGACTCTTG GTTGTGCTTGGTGCTCGAGCTTTTTTGCAGAGCAGCCACACAGCGGGATGCTGTGCCTTCAGGACACAG ATGTTGCGTCAGGCCTTGTACTCGTGTGCATGTCTGCTGTCTTCTGCTTTCTGTTGTCTGGTTAGCTTCACAGGGCTGGTCCAAGGTCCTCATTGTCTCTACAACACTACAAATGGACCAGCCTGGGGTGTGCCACTTCAACCCACCCCTGACAg GGACGCCGGGTACCTATACAACAAGAGTCTGTGGTCAGGCGTATGTTTGGAGCCTAAGAGTGTTGTCCAGTGGAATGTAGTTCTCTTCAGCATACTAGGGGGCGCTAGTGGGCTGCAGGCTCTCCTCTGCGCCGCCAACTTCATCAATACCTTGCTGGGTGTTGTCTTGGGACGCGGTGTGGGTAACAATAAG GTGGGCCCTGTTTCAGTGTGA